One stretch of Euphorbia lathyris chromosome 7, ddEupLath1.1, whole genome shotgun sequence DNA includes these proteins:
- the LOC136235859 gene encoding uncharacterized protein gives MSESNNNHSNGNRKGIGGIVETTRAEKAVWLMKCPALVSRSFKKNPSADDSSRPVAKVILSIDPLNSSDDNSSHQFTMELTDNESGNAPKSYSMDMTEDFIPMSVFSESSSQGKIAVEGKILYKFDMRPHNENLENYAKICRERTKKYMTKGRQIQVIDNDNGSHMRPMPLMIASGFIDHKKKTPAKATDVKRTRRDRGEMEDIMFKLFERQPNWTLRQLIQETDQPEQFLKDILKELCVYNNKGTNQGSYELKPEYKKSCEDPPASK, from the exons ATGAGCGAGTCCAACAATAACCATAGCAATGGCAACCGTAAGGGCATTGGGGGGATAGTGGAGACAACCAGAGCAGAAAAAGCTGTTTGGCTAATGAAATGCCCTGCTTTAGTTTCTCGCTCTTTCAAGAAAAATCCTTCTGCTGATGATTCTTCTCGTCCTGTTGCCAAAGTCATTCTCTCTATCGATCCTCTTAATTCCTCCGATGACAATTCTTCGCATCAG TTCACCATGGAATTGACTGACAATGAATCTGGGAATGCACCAAAATCTTATTCTATGGATATGACTGAAGACTTCATCCCAATGTCTGTGTTTTCTGAATCATCATCTCAAG GAAAGATTGCTGTGGAAGGAAAGATACTCTATAAATTTGACATGCGTCCTCACAATGAAAACCTTGAGAATTATGCAAAAATCTGCCGTGAAAGGACAAAGAAGTATATGACTAAGGGAAGACAAATACAG GTTATTGACAATGACAACGGAAGTCATATGAGACCAATgccactgatgattgcttctGGATTCATT GATCATAAGAAGAAAACACCTGCCAAGGCAACTGATGTAAAAAGAACCAGAAGGGACCGTGGAGAGATGGAAGATATCATGTTTAAGCTCTTTGAAAGGCAACCGAACTGGACATTAAGGCAACTGATTCAAGAGACTGACCAACCCGAA CAATTTCTGAAAGATATTCTAAAAGAGCTGTGTGTGTACAACAACAAAGGAACAAATCAAGGATCATACGAGCTTAAGCCAGAGTACAAGAAATCATGTGAGGATCCACCTGCTTCTAAATAA